A DNA window from Moritella sp. Urea-trap-13 contains the following coding sequences:
- a CDS encoding immunoglobulin-like domain-containing protein, whose product ATIGVSVNAETKVDLVITLDAKDANGQFITVTIPAGTAANAVITSPAFVINNGEDVYNDNSSFAVSVTGTDNDASVDGNFEAL is encoded by the coding sequence AGCAACTATCGGTGTTTCTGTGAATGCTGAGACCAAGGTTGATTTAGTGATCACCCTGGATGCCAAAGACGCAAACGGTCAGTTCATCACGGTGACCATTCCTGCGGGCACGGCGGCCAATGCGGTTATCACTTCACCAGCCTTTGTGATCAACAACGGCGAAGATGTGTATAACGACAATTCAAGTTTCGCCGTATCAGTGACTGGCACGGATAACGATGCGAGCGTTGATGGTAATTTTGAAGCGTTAG